A region of the Channa argus isolate prfri chromosome 3, Channa argus male v1.0, whole genome shotgun sequence genome:
TGAGTGGATGAAATACTGAAAACAGGACGCACTGAGGCGTGAACGACAGAAATTGCACCTTCCTGCTGAAACCACTATTCTGGATTTCGGTGGCAGAAAAAAATGCCTCAGCAGCGGCACATGAGCAATAATTCGCTatatgactgtagctttactaTATATATGACTAATTTTCCGCACTGTGGTTGCGGTAATGTAGGTCAGCTCACAGTATGAATTATTAATGCGGTTTTATTTCGCTGAAGTAACAGGTATTCACTGAGTAACTTCCGAAATAAGCGTGTGTGGGCGGGAGGTCGCCTGACTGTGTtggactgtgtgtttttgctccTGTAATGTGAGTAAATAGTATCACAGCCAGGAATATTACACCGATGAGCCTCGATCCCGCACTTCTGAGGGTAATCTGCCGTGTGGGCGGGGCGTACAGGTGAACCAAGTCACCAGGTGTCTCCAGAACTTAGAAGCGGATTGATTGATTTAGTGGAATACTATCGAGTACTGTAGTACTATGGTACGTACAGGGCCAGGGGCCACAGCCCTCTGCCCAAATATCTGATTCGGTACCCTAACACCTAATCCTGAAATTGAATTGCATAGTGTGGCCAAAGGCAGGAGGGGTTGGGCAATGAAGTGGGTAGGATTATAAAGGGGACCTGCAGGACCTAACATACTGTGTTTTAGCACACGTTTCCCAGCATTTCCGCTCTGCTGCTTGTATCGTGTGGCCATGAAGGtataaaacaagaacaaacattATTTCCTGAAGAGGGGGGATCCCACCTCGTTTCTCAAACCAGCTGGACATTGGAGAACTTCACGGTTTCATGAGCCATGTTAAACTTTTTACAATGGTAAAAGAAGGTGGTAGGTTCCTAACCACAACGGGTCTTGCTCACAGCTACGCtttagtttatttctttctttcttttttataattgtcactatttcatttcattagttTCCCACAGTGATTGAGACGAAGCACAAGCACTAACGAGAACCATGGTGACCAAGAAGATCCGGACAGAGTATATGAAGAAGTTCAGAGATCCCAAATGGGAGACGTTTTCCAAATGTTACGAGGACTCCCTGAAGTACCGTCTGACCCGGCGGGTGATGGAGCATTCCCACAAGCCCTGGTTCTGGGAGGGCTGTGACAGCGGTTCAGAGTCCAGTGGTTGGTCCACTCCTAGACTGGCCAGGAACAAAGTCGCCCCTTTGTCTCTCCTGCCACCGCCAACATCCTCCGAGGTGAAACGGACGTTGTTGGAGCAGAAGACACATCCTGGACTGAAACCGTCTTCTGAGGATGGAGACACTGAGGTGGGAGCTGGGGAGTCTTTGGGTGTAGACGCTGCACCGACTGCAGGTGAGGAAACTACGCTGGGGCATGTTCTGGTATCATGAATCGTCGCTGGTTCCTCTAATTCaaaacttttcctttttcacatgaacacacgATAATGAATATAATCATTAGTTTTAGTCCTGCTTATTATTGTTTTGAGTTTAAAGAACATTGCATTAAGGTGAATTTCTGCAAACGGGGTTTGTTGGACTGTAAGGACCCTAATCTCACCAGCGTTTGTGTTTGACATGATAAACCAGATATTTCCACagctgttttactttaatttgagagaatattaaaatgttccaGTTTATACTTATATTTGCTGCATTTACTGTTTAGCTTCCATGATCTGACAACGTGAGGGCCACAAGCTGCTTTACCTGAGCTGACAATGATGCTAAAAATATTTAGACAGAAGGTTCAGTGATGTGTCGGGACGTTTTCCTCCTGTTCAGACACTGAGCCCAGATATAGAGAATTGTGTCTTCTCTAACATTTCCATGGCTGCAGTTCACACAGGAAACTGTCAGGAGACCAGATCAGTAAAGCTCTGAATTTCACTTCCGTGAAGGTTTAGTCAgcctgtatacagtatatttaacagCCTAATTTACCATAATACTGTGAGTCAGAAGCCACTGTTATTCAAACATGATGTGACCGTAGACTTTGCTTGGGGAATTTGGCACAATAATTACGAGTAAACTGATAATTAATGGTTTTTATCGTTTTGACAGCAACAATTCCATCGTCCTAAAATGCTGTTTGTCTCCCTTGTAAAGCAGTGGTTGTTGAAAGCGGCAAGAATGTAGTTAATGGGGGAATAGCAACGGGGGCTCCAAACACCAGCGGCCCTTCAGATGAAACGGCGACAGACAACGGACCTGCTGACTCTGCGTCGACCGACGAGGAGCCATCGAAGCCAGTACAGAGGCGGCGCCGCCGTCGCCGCACCCCTCGCTGTGAGCCTGGACAACAGGACAGTTCCCCCACCAGCAAACCGGCTGTAATCCGCAAACCAGCGAGGGCAAAGAGCCAACCACCAATCAGCACAAAGGAGAAGGAGAACGGGAGGCCGTCGAGCCGACTGGATTGGATGAAGGTCAAGAGGTCGCCCAATGATGTAAGTTGTacaatttcttaatttttaaagTCCTTAAGCTTTAGATGTTCTGAGGGATCTCGAGGTTCAGTATTAGGGTCAATCCAGGCATATTTTTAAGAACTGGAATCATGTGAAAGCCGACCTCCCTCTGTTCCTTTAATTATGGAAATCTATAATGTTTTGTCTATTGTGACCTGCTCGTGTTGCAGGTTCAGCATGTTTCAGCTGTAAGTACTGAACAGGATTTTCTGTGCCAGTCTGTGTATTCAGCCAAAGGTTGTTCAGGGGGGAAGATGTTCCTCTCTGCAAACCCTCTGTACAACAGAAAGTGGCCACTCTGTCATGTTCTTCCagtttttcataaatgtaataatataaatatatttttgaggACTGGCAGTATTTGGATTCTGAGGAGCTGctttgtcatttgtcagacaCTTTAATATCAGACACAAATCTGagttaaggagaaaacattgTATCTCGGTGCtatgacaaaaaatgtttaagagtgatgcatgttgtgatgtttttaggAGCCTTCAAATTACAAAgcacagttttaataaaatcagTTGTTCTGATCACAACAATTTCCTGCCTTCCAATAAAaagtgagctaatattttccgtGAAAGTGTAAAcggtctcagtttcaacatgtgatgttgtgtgtgttctgttgtCATTGGATtgggtttttatttaggttttacacatcgtcccaacttttcaGAACTGGGGTTGTATTTCGCAGCAGCTCAGCCTGGTCCACAGGAAACCAGAGATGTGAAGCTGTGTCACCAAACACTCTGCaagcattaataataaaacGCCGATGTGCTTTCCAGACTCATCTCTCCGCGGTTTCTCCTCATACAGAGTCACACATCCGATGCCTGTGTTCAGACCCGGCGGGAGTCTGACAAACGGAGCTCCAACCTGGACCGGCGGCGGGCTCGATCCGCTGACCTGGAGAAGACGAGGCGCTCGCAGCTTACAGTGGTGGACGACCGCTGGATGACTGAGTACATGCGCTGCTTCTCTGCCCGGCTGAGGTAGAGAGAGGATCCACCACGGTCCACTAAAGTCGATGTTTCCGTATCGTAATGTGAATATCAGACAGTATTTATTACTGAGAGTCATGTCGTCTTGTTACTTCCGTCTTGCATAAACACGACTCGGCTCATAATGAAGACTTGGACGGCAGAATAGCAGAGTAAGATAAAGTAAAGTAGGTTGCGGTGATACTGAtaccgattttttttttttaatattacattttaaatgacctTCAGCGTCGTCCAACACAGACCAGGAGGAAGCTCCAGGAAAACGTACAGTCAAGCATAATAAAAGTctgttatattttcatttgatcTGGAAATATTCTGATTTAAAGATAAGGTGAAATGAAGTACTTCTATTTAATATTCTAAACTTTTTACTGGCCAGAAATCAAATTGAGGAAATTCAACTGTTTTTACTCATTTGTACCAGTGATAAACTTGTTAATGAAAATTTTTAGCTCGCACCACGtttgctaaagaaaaaaagatgtggtCAAACATAAACAAGGTAACTGAACAATGAAATCATTTCTAAACGTCTTAATATTGCATAGAGATCTAACGCTGCTTCGCACAAAAGCTCAGATCTCTGAGTTGCTCTGTTGAAGATTGACACTGTGGTAGATTCGATCGGCCCATCAGAGGCTCGTTGCAGCACGTTCACCTGTCGTAAATACAATCCTATCTCAAGTTTCCTTATGAAAattgcttattattattattattattattagcataagcagtaattttaaacatattaataatgatATCACAGTGTTACAATCAGTTTTTGCTTCTCCTGCTGCCAAGTGGCCAAAAAACTCTGTTGTTACCCATTTGAGAGGTAAAGATGCTGCCAGTGCCCTTCAACTACTATCATCTATGCAAATGAACTTTCAGATCTGTGGTAAATTCTAACtgcttattaatattaatattaagagGAAGTAACAAGACGATGGCAGGTTTAGAGTGTATCACTGCTGTCGAGGGAAAAAACACTCATTTCTGTATTCAAACGTGATCATTATGGAACATGAACGCAAGAACTCACTGACGAGGGTCCCTGACCTTAGGACGTGTTCAGAGAGCTCAGCCTCGCTGAATTAAGTAAAAGAACACGGAACTCCAATCAGCCATCAGACACACTGTTTGAAATTCTATTCTAAAAATCTATGCAAactttctgcttgttttctgacctGTGTTGAACAAAAACCCAGGTTCCTAAAACTCTGTCTTCAGTGACTGTTATGTAAAAATTAGTATCCGGATAAAGTCAAAGAAATTGGTCATTGTTTACGacgtgcttttttttgttttgtttttttttacctgacagCAGAGATTCAGTCTGCAGCAAGTTTGATTTTCCGTCCAGAACAGTCTCAGATCTGTTGGACTGAAATGCTTTGTGTCGTTCGGTGTTTCTCTAGAAGTTTTGCAATTGGAAAATGAAGACGGGAGAGAATTAACTCTttctaagcttttttttttaaatgggaaacGTTCAGATCACGgtttaatgcatttaatttctGAGCGTGATCGTCTCTGAACACGTTAGCGCTTCACCTTCTTTCAGACACATTtcgtgttttctctctctcactctcacaatGGCAGCTGTGTGTTTATAAGTCAGGGGCAGCAGAAAGGACCAAACTGGaatatttttgatatttgaGCATTTTTGGATGTAAAGACTCAATTTTAGATTAGAAGACTTTACTGCTGGAtggtttacaaaaatatatataaagataATGACTAAAAACCCTCGATTGATTCTATTTTAGAgcataaaatgtacatatactAAGGCTGCAGTGGCTTTGTAACTTTATAATCATATGTTTCATAAATGAAATGCACTTAATTTCAATCAGTAGCCTGACGAAACAGCAGGTTTTTAATAGATTTCAGAGCTGTTGCATAATGCTAAACTCCTTTCTCTTAATTCACCAGTCGAACAAGTTCATCAAAATAcatcaaatatcaaaataatcTGAATTCAGCCTTTTTGCAGGGGGGTTATTATACACATCGTTCGGTTTGAACGCCGGGAAATGACAGAGGCCAGGGAACATCCCCGAGCAGTAAAGAGCACATTTTAACGtgtctttgttcattttctgttccCGTCACATCGAACAACATGTAAAGAAACGAGTTCAGGCATTAGTGTCGTATTGTTGCATGTTTGGATGATGATGGAAGGACATGGAATCATGTGGCATCGTGTGACTCAAACTGAGGGCTAACGTTCATGTTGTAACCTgttaaacatgcacattttctcaCACCACTTTTAAACTGAATGTTAATTTCACACTGACTGAACTTCCTCACTATGAATgtacaaaagtatttaaaatattatttatgaatatttatttatgtttacattaGGTCTAGTGCATAAGTTACTATAACGCTACATTCATCAAATTGTGATTCTATTAATGTTTACGATACATGAAATACATCATTTGGGGAGTAAATTGCAGGTGGTTATATGATTAGACTCCTGTGAGTTTGTTGTATATGAATGAAAATCTCTTTGTGAGAACATGTGAAGCTGTATCTTAGCACATCTAACGCTGACCAAAGGACTCaaagttaattatttttgtgtgagAATGTTCAGACAATCACGGGAAAGTACTTTAACTGCTACAGGTGTTAATTTGATGGTGAAATTACAGAAATTcccatttttaatataaaaatgatatgACATCAAAGCTGTTCGTGTTGGGGGAAACTTTTCTCACTGTATTGTTACTAAAGCTTTGACTTACTGTGGTTTACTGGCAAAATATCTAAACATGTATTGAATATTTAATTATACTTTATCTCTAATGGTGTTTACACTTCTGGTCATTGTATTTTGAAACATGcacaattatattttcattcCTTTGAAAGCATTGCtgtgaataaaatcaaatttaaatgagtCAAGTTTTTGTTGTGCTTAGAATTTTGGTGAGTAAATCTGTTTTATTAGCATATTTTTACCAAATTTAGtcgaaaaacaaaaactcagtAGCGTGTAGTGAAGTTGCCTTAATGCTCCTGCAGCTGTGAAATGGATCAGGAAATCAGCTGCAGTGAGGCTGTTAACCCGTTAATCCAATCAGTGCACGTTCAGGTTCAGTCCACAGCTCACACACCAGGGTCCTGTACTACTTACATAAATAACCACATAATCCTGATTGGCTTGTTGGCTGACGTCTGCAAAATTGTTGGTtcctaaaatttaaaatttatcTGGAGCCATTAGAGCAAATCAGGAACCAAAGCCGCATTTAGTTTGCTGGATCAGGACTAAGACATGATCTAATTTTCATTGTATACCATTTTAAAGATTAGACATTGTTTTTCATAATTCATCGATAAATGTGTATTATATAGTAAATAGGTTTCCACAATAGAAACTTCCAGCACAGACACTGAGCTGTAAGGTGGTTTAGTTGCCCTGAACACGCACAAGTTCATTAAGTTTTCTTTATACCACTTCCTGGCCCtgggtgggtgtgggtgtgggggtgggggaggggcaGTGTCAGTGTCTGAGAGCAGTGGAAACAAGAATGAACCATGTGTTGCTGTGGAAACACTAAATGAAGGGTCCTAAAAAAtgtaaccatttaaaaaaaataaaaataaaaagttaaaatccaTATGTGCTGGAATTCCCACTACTTCAGGAATCTTTCAGCCATTTTCTTCTTCCAGCCTGCTACACTGGAAGAAGTTTGGTCATACAGTGGATTTATTTGGGTTCATTAACATTTGATTTATGGATTTGTTGTTTATAAAAGAAGAGCTTAGGCTTTGCCATCAGGCCAAACATCTTGTGTTCTCTGTAGAATGTAAAGCCTTTCCACAGCCTCAGTTACTgaagtcaaaatgaaaaaaaaaattcgatataattttgtatttcacCTCAATAAAAGTGATACACGGCAGAATATAAAAACAGCACCATGGTTCATCCAAAGCTGGTTGAACAACATCCCTGAGAAATGatcaaaggcaaaaacaatgaaaagcacGTTTACTATACTGCAGCTACTGTGGTCCTGAGATTCTTTAAAAATTCTTGACACCTTCCCCCTTGTTCTGAAAACTACATCTGCAcatgatgctgctgctgagaaAAAGGTCAAACCCACCGTAATGATTCTCTGAAGTACAAGCCAGTTGCTCTGTTTaggggttttttttccccccaatgcAGAGACGTGaaacaaaaccatttaaaacatctctactttagttttatttacagagaaaaaacGAAAGGTTTCAACTCCGAATTGAAACAAATGCTCCCATTTTAGAACGGATGTTTGCCATTTTCATCAACTTGAAGCTTCAACATTAGCTGAAAGAAAACTTCAAggggaaaattaaaaaataaaaaagcttttcaagcaaacattcattattaataataataaaaaaaaaaaaactgtacaaagtctctgcaaaaatgatttaaaaaaaaaaaggaatatttaAAAGAATTCAAATGTTCAATCTAaaaattcatttgaaataaaataaataaaataaagatcatGAAGGGAGTCCTGCAGCGAGGATGCTGCCCAGCAACGTTCGATCCTTCAACGCATTTTCAACATCTTGCTCCTCGATCTTCAAAAACACCTGCAGGACAAGATGCGTTTTAATTCCTCAAATCATATCCTCAGATTGTTTTTacaggtttaaaataaataaatgctatcACAATCTGATTATGGACAAGTATTTAACATGTACAGTGGCTAAACTAGTGGAACTAGAActcttaaaatatattttaaagaaaatactaaAATCTCAATCTTTGAAAActttgctgcagaaaaaaaattaaggtcAACTagcacatttttattctctgaaaCAAAGGTTCCAGGCCGACTGTGGGACTCTGCCATTACTTATTTGCTACTTAACAATTTGGCAAAATTCCGCATAAGACAAACACAGACGTAAACACCCGTTGTCCCCGTTACATGAGGATGCTGGACGTGTACCTTGGTGAGACGAGCCTCCTTGGCTTTTTTCAGAGCGAAGATTCCTCGACTCTCCAGCAAACTGCACAGTGACAAACACTCGCCCTGACCCACGCCGGACACTTGCCTCTGAGCACACAGACGACTGTAAGCTTCGTGCAGCTGAAACAAAGTTTTACAAACCGTCACACATGACAAACACGGCAGAATAAAACACCAGCAGCCTCTGAATGTTAACTCTGCCAACGTCCTGCAATAGTGACTTGTCTCACAAGAGTCAAAGAAAGTCTTTGAATAAATTCAGATGTTGGGCTTGTAGTGTTACAGCCTAGTTTCCAGGATCTAGT
Encoded here:
- the ccsapa gene encoding centriole, cilia and spindle-associated protein isoform X1, encoding MVTKKIRTEYMKKFRDPKWETFSKCYEDSLKYRLTRRVMEHSHKPWFWEGCDSGSESSGWSTPRLARNKVAPLSLLPPPTSSEVKRTLLEQKTHPGLKPSSEDGDTEVGAGESLGVDAAPTAAVVVESGKNVVNGGIATGAPNTSGPSDETATDNGPADSASTDEEPSKPVQRRRRRRRTPRCEPGQQDSSPTSKPAVIRKPARAKSQPPISTKEKENGRPSSRLDWMKVKRSPNDSHTSDACVQTRRESDKRSSNLDRRRARSADLEKTRRSQLTVVDDRWMTEYMRCFSARLR
- the ccsapa gene encoding centriole, cilia and spindle-associated protein isoform X2, whose protein sequence is MVTKKIRTEYMKKFRDPKWETFSKCYEDSLKYRLTRRVMEHSHKPWFWEGCDSGSESSGWSTPRLARNKVAPLSLLPPPTSSEVKRTLLEQKTHPGLKPSSEDGDTEVGAGESLGVDAAPTAVVVESGKNVVNGGIATGAPNTSGPSDETATDNGPADSASTDEEPSKPVQRRRRRRRTPRCEPGQQDSSPTSKPAVIRKPARAKSQPPISTKEKENGRPSSRLDWMKVKRSPNDSHTSDACVQTRRESDKRSSNLDRRRARSADLEKTRRSQLTVVDDRWMTEYMRCFSARLR